The proteins below come from a single Psychrobacter sp. PL19 genomic window:
- the accC gene encoding acetyl-CoA carboxylase biotin carboxylase subunit codes for MFSKILIANRGEIALRIIRACKQLGIQTVIAHSEADKDSLPVRLADEKICIGPANATHSYLNQRAIVSAAKITNAQAIHPGYGFLSENADFAALIEQSGLVFIGPTADNISKMGDKVAAKKQMTAAGVPCVPGSEGALPADKDMVISIAKKVGYPVIIKAASGGGGRGMRVVEKEADLLSAISMTQTEAQANFGSAVVYLEKYLQTPRHIEVQVLSDTHGNAIYLGERDCSMQRRHQKVIEEAPAPGITDEQRQQIGQACVNACQKMQYRGAGTFEFLFENGEFFFIEMNTRVQVEHTITEMVTGVDIVQEQIRVAAGLALAHKQSDISITGHAFECRINAESPDTFLPNAGRIDYCHMPAGFGIRVDSHIESNYTVPPSYDSLIAKICVHDQSRDQAIKKMQAALSEAQITGIDTNISLHQRLFKDTGFCQGQMSIHYLSEWIKENIQIES; via the coding sequence ATGTTCTCAAAAATATTAATTGCTAATCGTGGTGAGATTGCCTTACGTATTATCCGAGCCTGTAAACAGTTAGGCATTCAAACTGTAATCGCTCATTCAGAAGCGGATAAAGACTCGCTACCGGTACGCTTAGCTGATGAAAAGATATGTATCGGTCCTGCTAACGCGACACACAGCTACCTCAATCAAAGAGCGATTGTCTCCGCCGCAAAAATCACCAATGCCCAAGCCATTCACCCAGGCTACGGATTCTTATCCGAAAATGCAGACTTTGCTGCCCTAATTGAACAGTCTGGTCTTGTATTTATTGGGCCAACGGCAGACAATATCAGCAAGATGGGAGACAAGGTCGCTGCCAAAAAACAAATGACTGCCGCTGGCGTGCCTTGTGTTCCTGGTTCTGAAGGTGCTTTGCCTGCTGATAAAGACATGGTAATTAGCATTGCAAAAAAGGTTGGCTATCCGGTTATTATTAAAGCCGCGAGCGGCGGCGGTGGTCGCGGTATGCGAGTGGTCGAAAAAGAGGCTGATCTATTATCCGCTATTTCTATGACCCAAACGGAAGCCCAAGCCAATTTTGGTAGCGCTGTCGTTTATCTGGAAAAATATCTCCAAACGCCCCGGCATATTGAAGTACAAGTACTATCCGACACTCATGGTAATGCTATCTACTTAGGTGAGCGCGATTGCTCTATGCAGCGTCGCCATCAAAAAGTAATTGAGGAAGCGCCAGCTCCCGGTATTACCGATGAGCAGCGGCAGCAGATAGGTCAAGCTTGTGTCAACGCCTGCCAGAAAATGCAGTATCGAGGTGCTGGCACGTTTGAGTTTTTATTTGAGAATGGCGAGTTCTTTTTTATCGAGATGAACACTCGAGTCCAGGTTGAGCACACTATTACCGAGATGGTCACTGGGGTTGATATCGTTCAAGAACAAATACGAGTGGCCGCAGGGTTAGCGCTCGCGCACAAACAAAGCGATATCTCTATCACTGGACATGCTTTTGAGTGCCGTATTAATGCTGAAAGCCCTGATACCTTTTTGCCCAACGCTGGGCGTATAGACTACTGTCATATGCCAGCGGGGTTTGGTATTCGAGTGGACAGTCATATCGAATCAAACTATACCGTACCACCCTCTTATGACAGTTTAATCGCTAAAATATGCGTGCATGACCAGTCAAGAGACCAGGCTATAAAAAAGATGCAAGCGGCATTATCAGAAGCGCAAATTACAGGAATTGATACCAATATTAGCCTCCATCAACGACTGTTTAAAGATACTGGGTTTTGTCAGGGACAAATGAGTATTCATTATCTATCCGAATGGATAAAAGAAAATATACAAATTGAGAGTTAG
- the bhcB gene encoding beta-hydroxyaspartate dehydratase BhcB, whose product MITNNDGLTIPTLDDMLEAHERIKPYIHRTPVLTSQFLNEMAGCEMFFKCENFQKAGAFKVRGASNAVFGLSEEAAKNGVCTHSSGNHALSLSYAAGRRGVPCHVVMPHNAPEAKKAAVRGYGGIITECEPSTTSREEVFAKVQAETGGDFVHPYNDPRVIAGQATCSREFLEQMQELDKNPDMVVAPIGGGGMISGTCLTLSNLAPDVKIYAAEPVNADDAARSLKAGHIIADDAPDTIADGLKVPLKDLTWHFVSNYVTDILTATEEEIIEAMKLTWRHMKIVIEPSCAVPLAVILKNKDLFAGKTVGVIITGGNVDLDKLPWN is encoded by the coding sequence ATGATAACAAATAACGATGGATTAACGATCCCAACCCTTGACGATATGCTAGAAGCTCATGAGCGCATCAAGCCATACATTCATCGCACCCCTGTTTTGACCTCGCAGTTTTTAAACGAGATGGCGGGCTGTGAGATGTTTTTTAAATGTGAGAACTTCCAAAAAGCCGGTGCCTTTAAAGTGCGCGGTGCCTCAAATGCGGTGTTTGGTCTCTCTGAAGAAGCGGCAAAAAACGGTGTATGTACGCACAGTTCAGGCAACCATGCATTGTCTTTATCTTATGCCGCTGGCCGACGCGGCGTGCCCTGTCATGTAGTGATGCCACATAACGCGCCAGAAGCTAAAAAAGCGGCGGTACGTGGTTATGGCGGTATTATTACCGAATGTGAGCCATCAACTACCTCACGCGAAGAAGTGTTTGCTAAGGTTCAAGCAGAAACTGGTGGCGACTTTGTCCATCCATATAATGACCCAAGAGTAATCGCAGGACAGGCCACCTGTTCACGTGAGTTTTTAGAGCAAATGCAAGAGCTCGATAAAAACCCCGATATGGTTGTTGCTCCAATCGGCGGTGGTGGCATGATATCAGGGACATGCTTGACCTTATCAAACCTAGCCCCTGACGTTAAAATATATGCAGCAGAGCCCGTAAACGCTGACGATGCTGCACGCTCACTAAAAGCTGGTCATATCATCGCTGATGACGCCCCCGACACCATCGCTGATGGCTTAAAAGTACCGCTTAAAGATTTGACCTGGCACTTTGTCAGCAACTACGTAACTGATATTTTGACCGCGACCGAAGAAGAAATTATTGAAGCCATGAAATTAACATGGCGACATATGAAAATCGTCATTGAGCCAAGCTGTGCTGTGCCACTTGCCGTTATTTTAAAGAACAAAGACCTATTTGCAGGAAAAACGGTTGGCGTCATTATCACTGGTGGTAACGTCGATCTTGACAAACTGCCATGGAACTAA
- a CDS encoding biotin-dependent carboxyltransferase family protein: protein MKVLSANALASIQDSGRFGYRSMGVGKNGAMDSWALQAGNALIKNDLNEPAIEIALGDLTIQFEEDVSFCLTGALYEAYLDDKRIPCYWRINAQAGQTLKLLRPLQGMYSYLCVHGGFNIEPVLQSASTNLKAGFGGFEGRYLKVDDLLKVRIAASLPVIGVARLAPTNTIRVIKSSEYERFTPSSKDAFESQQWKLQSSSNRMGYRLAGTSPLELIEPTQMSSHGVDIGMIQVPPQGQPIVLMADAQTTGGYPKIATVINADIGLMAQIRFGKTCQFVVVDLEQALYEQQKRQHYIDQIKEYAHEN from the coding sequence ATGAAAGTTTTAAGCGCTAATGCCCTTGCTAGCATCCAAGACTCAGGACGATTTGGCTACCGAAGCATGGGCGTGGGTAAAAATGGGGCGATGGATAGCTGGGCTCTACAAGCAGGTAATGCATTGATAAAAAATGATCTCAACGAGCCTGCTATTGAAATTGCTTTAGGTGATTTGACCATACAGTTCGAGGAAGACGTCAGTTTTTGCTTAACAGGTGCGCTATACGAGGCGTATTTAGACGATAAGCGCATTCCCTGCTATTGGCGTATCAATGCGCAAGCGGGGCAAACTCTGAAACTTTTACGTCCACTACAAGGCATGTATAGCTATTTATGTGTGCATGGCGGCTTCAATATTGAACCTGTATTGCAATCGGCTAGCACCAATCTAAAAGCTGGTTTTGGTGGCTTTGAGGGTAGATATCTTAAAGTAGATGACCTCTTAAAAGTGAGAATCGCTGCAAGCTTACCCGTTATTGGAGTGGCTCGCCTTGCGCCAACCAATACCATTAGAGTGATAAAAAGTAGCGAGTATGAGCGCTTTACACCTTCCTCTAAGGACGCTTTTGAATCACAGCAGTGGAAGCTACAAAGTAGTAGCAACCGTATGGGCTATCGCTTAGCAGGCACATCGCCACTCGAGTTGATTGAGCCTACGCAGATGAGCTCGCACGGTGTCGATATTGGCATGATTCAAGTGCCGCCGCAAGGGCAGCCTATTGTGCTGATGGCTGACGCGCAAACGACAGGTGGCTATCCTAAAATCGCGACGGTGATTAACGCAGATATAGGATTGATGGCCCAAATCAGGTTTGGTAAAACCTGTCAATTTGTCGTCGTAGACTTAGAGCAGGCATTGTATGAGCAACAAAAAAGACAACATTATATCGATCAAATCAAGGAGTACGCCCATGAAAATTGA
- the pxpB gene encoding 5-oxoprolinase subunit PxpB, producing MKTKIVERALMELQWQICSETNLALFFPKPMTLDKQQKCWALADSIQQLPEVIEVVIGMNTLSVFTISLPWSELKDFKDRLSTLLDNIPSKTIDGKHVEIPVHYGGQYGPDLKAMASELGLSVAAVVDLHTEATYTVYFIGFQPGFPYLGGLSESLYFSRHAIPRTQVPAGSVGIGGEQTGIYPFESPGGWQLLGKTDTSLFDLNKSSPTLLNAGDTLKFTAIDIYE from the coding sequence ATGAAAACAAAGATAGTGGAGCGTGCGCTTATGGAACTACAATGGCAAATATGCAGTGAGACCAATCTGGCTTTGTTTTTTCCTAAACCTATGACTTTAGACAAACAGCAAAAATGCTGGGCTTTGGCCGATAGTATCCAACAGCTGCCAGAAGTCATAGAAGTGGTCATTGGTATGAATACGTTAAGTGTATTCACAATATCGTTACCATGGAGCGAGCTTAAAGACTTTAAAGATAGGCTATCCACTCTGCTTGATAATATTCCTTCAAAAACAATAGACGGTAAGCACGTTGAAATTCCTGTGCATTATGGTGGCCAATATGGTCCTGATCTAAAAGCTATGGCGAGTGAATTAGGTCTCTCTGTTGCAGCGGTTGTCGATTTACATACCGAGGCTACTTATACGGTTTATTTTATTGGTTTTCAGCCTGGCTTTCCTTATCTTGGCGGCTTATCTGAATCCTTGTATTTTTCAAGACATGCGATACCAAGAACTCAAGTGCCTGCAGGCTCAGTCGGTATTGGCGGTGAACAAACAGGTATTTATCCCTTTGAATCTCCAGGGGGTTGGCAGCTATTAGGCAAAACCGACACTTCTTTATTTGATTTGAATAAATCATCTCCTACTTTGCTTAACGCAGGCGATACCTTGAAGTTTACCGCTATTGATATTTATGAATAA
- the bhcA gene encoding L-aspartate--glyoxylate aminotransferase BhcA, producing MSLQNPVFIPGPTNIPDRLRHAMNVPTQDHRSPSFSNTLLPVLADAKKVFKTQDGEIIMFTASGTAGWEAAITNTLSPGDKVLVARYGMFSHRWIDMCQRHGLDVQVIECPWGTGAPADQFQAILSADTEHEIKALLVTHNETATGVLSDIGAARNAMDSADHPALLFVDGVSSIACVPFEMDAWGVDVAVAGSQKGFMLATGMAILGVSQKALSMMDQARLPRTYFDFRDMLKANANGGFPYTPPSQLIHGLRASLDMLFEEGLENVYARHHRIAEGVRQAVSAWGLTLCAASPDLYSNTVSAIYVPEGFDSNALTDHAFNKYGVSFGVGLGEMNGRAFRIGHLGSLTEVIMLSGLAAIEMAMVDLDYPIKLGQGVAAAQEYYRNH from the coding sequence ATGTCGCTACAAAACCCAGTTTTCATTCCTGGTCCTACCAATATACCAGACAGACTACGCCACGCGATGAACGTGCCCACTCAAGATCACCGTTCCCCTAGTTTCTCAAATACTTTGTTACCCGTACTGGCTGATGCTAAAAAAGTATTTAAAACGCAAGACGGTGAAATCATTATGTTCACCGCTAGCGGAACAGCAGGCTGGGAAGCAGCTATCACTAATACCCTATCCCCTGGTGATAAAGTTCTAGTTGCACGCTACGGTATGTTTTCTCATCGCTGGATTGATATGTGTCAGCGTCATGGACTCGATGTGCAAGTCATTGAATGTCCTTGGGGCACTGGTGCGCCTGCTGATCAATTTCAGGCCATTTTAAGTGCAGACACCGAGCATGAGATAAAAGCACTGCTGGTGACACATAATGAAACGGCGACTGGGGTATTAAGTGACATTGGCGCTGCTCGTAACGCTATGGACAGTGCTGATCATCCTGCACTTTTATTCGTTGATGGGGTGAGCTCAATTGCTTGTGTTCCTTTTGAGATGGATGCCTGGGGTGTTGATGTGGCGGTAGCGGGCTCGCAAAAGGGTTTTATGCTCGCAACGGGTATGGCCATATTAGGGGTTAGCCAAAAAGCACTGAGCATGATGGATCAGGCCAGATTACCCCGTACCTATTTTGACTTTCGCGACATGCTAAAAGCGAATGCTAATGGTGGCTTTCCTTATACGCCACCGTCTCAGCTGATTCATGGTCTAAGAGCCAGTCTCGATATGTTGTTTGAAGAAGGGCTCGAAAATGTTTATGCGCGCCATCACCGCATAGCAGAAGGCGTACGCCAAGCCGTTAGCGCATGGGGGCTTACATTATGTGCAGCATCACCCGATCTTTACTCTAATACAGTAAGCGCTATCTATGTCCCTGAAGGATTTGATAGTAACGCGCTAACCGATCATGCCTTTAATAAATATGGTGTATCTTTTGGGGTCGGCTTGGGTGAGATGAATGGCAGAGCGTTTAGAATTGGACATCTAGGCTCACTCACTGAGGTAATCATGTTATCAGGGCTGGCAGCCATTGAGATGGCGATGGTTGATTTGGACTATCCTATCAAACTGGGTCAAGGTGTCGCTGCGGCGCAAGAGTATTACCGCAATCATTAA
- a CDS encoding putative hydro-lyase: MLDLATMSPKEVRELIREGKVDKPTSGMCKGHIQANLVIVPKDLAYDFLLFAQRNPKPCPILDVTDVGSAEPKLMAKGADLRFDIPKYRIYKFGELVDEVSDIEGYWRDDLVGFLLGCSFSFETAMLNASIPIRHIEDNHNVPMYITNIETEPAGGFYGKMVVSMRPIPYQLITRAVQATSRFPQVHGAPIHIGDPGLIGIKDINSPDFGDSSLIKEDEVPVFWACGVTPQSIAMTSKPELMITHSPGYMFICDPRDEDLAVL, translated from the coding sequence ATGCTAGATTTAGCCACTATGAGTCCAAAAGAAGTCAGAGAGTTAATTAGAGAAGGTAAGGTTGATAAGCCTACTTCTGGTATGTGTAAAGGTCATATACAGGCAAATTTAGTAATAGTGCCTAAGGATTTAGCTTACGACTTCTTATTGTTTGCGCAAAGGAATCCCAAGCCCTGTCCTATTTTGGATGTAACCGATGTAGGTAGCGCAGAGCCCAAGTTAATGGCCAAAGGTGCAGATTTAAGGTTTGATATACCGAAATATAGAATATATAAATTCGGCGAATTGGTAGATGAAGTATCAGATATAGAAGGTTACTGGAGAGATGATCTGGTAGGCTTTCTATTAGGATGTAGCTTTTCTTTTGAAACTGCCATGTTAAATGCATCTATTCCCATAAGACATATTGAAGACAACCATAACGTACCTATGTATATCACAAATATAGAAACGGAACCTGCTGGAGGTTTTTATGGAAAAATGGTAGTGAGTATGAGGCCAATACCGTATCAGCTAATAACAAGGGCCGTACAAGCAACATCTAGGTTTCCTCAAGTGCATGGTGCACCTATCCACATAGGAGACCCGGGTCTAATCGGTATAAAAGATATAAATTCACCTGACTTTGGTGACTCTTCCCTAATAAAAGAAGACGAAGTTCCTGTTTTTTGGGCTTGTGGAGTAACGCCTCAAAGCATAGCAATGACCAGTAAACCAGAACTCATGATCACTCATTCACCAGGATATATGTTTATCTGCGATCCTAGAGATGAAGACTTGGCAGTACTATAA
- the pxpA gene encoding 5-oxoprolinase subunit PxpA produces the protein MKIDLNADVAEGCGQDESLLSIVSSANVCCGLHAGSYQEMLTTLQLAKTNNVRVGAHPGLDDRENFGRTNQTLDEAAYQALLAYQLGATRALCDLVGVPLEYVKPHGALYNQAAVDEALSDILVSEIKRFDPNLKVMGLSGGYLIKSAKNHGLVTISEVFADRNYEKDGSLVSRSKDNALITDTDEAINHVLQMITEGTVTSICGAKVPVDAQSICLHGDGEHAILFAKEIKKQLELKGIKVSAQ, from the coding sequence ATGAAAATTGATTTAAATGCCGATGTCGCTGAAGGCTGTGGCCAAGATGAGAGCCTATTATCCATAGTCAGCTCCGCTAACGTTTGCTGCGGCCTGCATGCCGGCTCTTATCAAGAAATGCTAACCACATTACAATTAGCAAAAACAAACAACGTTAGGGTAGGCGCCCATCCCGGTCTAGACGATAGAGAGAACTTTGGTCGTACCAATCAAACCTTAGATGAAGCCGCTTACCAGGCCTTATTGGCTTATCAATTGGGCGCGACTAGAGCGCTCTGTGACTTAGTTGGTGTGCCTTTAGAGTATGTTAAACCGCATGGTGCTTTGTATAATCAAGCGGCCGTTGATGAAGCCTTGTCAGATATTTTAGTTAGCGAAATCAAGCGTTTTGATCCAAATTTAAAAGTGATGGGTTTATCAGGTGGTTATCTAATTAAGTCAGCAAAAAACCATGGTTTAGTGACTATCTCTGAAGTATTCGCTGATAGAAATTATGAGAAAGATGGCTCATTGGTATCTCGTAGCAAGGATAATGCCCTAATAACCGATACTGATGAAGCGATTAATCATGTATTACAGATGATTACTGAAGGCACTGTCACTAGCATATGCGGTGCAAAGGTGCCAGTAGATGCTCAAAGTATCTGCTTACATGGCGACGGTGAACATGCCATTTTATTTGCTAAAGAAATAAAAAAACAACTAGAGCTTAAAGGTATTAAGGTATCTGCCCAATAA
- the bhcD gene encoding iminosuccinate reductase BhcD, with translation MSEENNINNEGGLLIVSEDACKSVIDRASAFSAVEDVFAAMSQGDAYNFPVIREAIGYADALYGFKSGFDRAGKALGLKSGGYWPGNAAKGLTNHQSTIFLFDPDNGKLRALVGGNYLTAVRTAAASAVSIAHLARKDSKVLGMIGAGHQSTFQLRAALEQRDFKKVVAWNKNKDRLKNLQAVAEELGVPFEAVEREQLCAEADVIITITSAFEPLLMKEWIKPGTHIACMGTDTKGKQEVDADLMAVATVFTDEVAQSISLGETQHAIAAGTIKEDAIITIGDVINGKHAGRTSADEITLFDGTGVGLQDLAIASVAAKLALEKGKAQQISL, from the coding sequence ATGAGTGAGGAAAACAATATTAATAATGAAGGCGGTCTACTAATCGTATCAGAAGACGCTTGTAAGTCAGTGATTGATCGTGCTTCTGCGTTTAGCGCAGTTGAAGATGTTTTTGCGGCGATGTCGCAAGGTGATGCTTATAACTTTCCGGTTATCCGCGAAGCCATTGGCTATGCTGATGCACTATATGGCTTTAAATCTGGCTTTGACCGTGCGGGTAAAGCACTGGGTCTTAAATCAGGAGGTTATTGGCCGGGCAATGCGGCTAAAGGCTTGACCAACCATCAATCAACGATCTTTTTGTTTGATCCCGATAACGGTAAATTGCGTGCATTAGTGGGTGGCAATTACTTAACGGCCGTACGTACTGCAGCAGCATCTGCGGTATCAATTGCCCATCTAGCCCGCAAAGACAGCAAAGTACTGGGTATGATCGGCGCCGGTCATCAGTCTACTTTTCAGCTACGCGCCGCTCTTGAGCAACGCGACTTTAAAAAAGTAGTCGCTTGGAATAAGAATAAAGATCGTCTCAAAAACCTACAAGCAGTTGCTGAAGAATTAGGCGTACCGTTTGAGGCCGTTGAACGTGAACAATTATGTGCAGAAGCTGATGTGATCATTACCATTACTTCGGCGTTTGAGCCGCTGCTTATGAAAGAGTGGATCAAACCCGGTACGCATATTGCCTGTATGGGCACAGATACTAAAGGTAAGCAAGAAGTTGATGCTGATCTAATGGCAGTTGCCACTGTATTCACTGACGAAGTCGCACAATCGATTAGTCTGGGTGAAACACAGCACGCAATTGCTGCTGGCACCATCAAAGAAGATGCGATTATAACGATTGGTGATGTGATCAATGGTAAGCATGCAGGCCGTACATCGGCTGATGAGATTACACTTTTTGATGGTACAGGTGTTGGCTTACAAGATCTAGCGATTGCCTCCGTTGCTGCCAAGCTCGCTCTAGAAAAAGGTAAAGCCCAGCAAATCTCGTTATAA
- a CDS encoding acetyl-CoA carboxylase biotin carboxyl carrier protein: MDINFTDLEKLIKLAERSDINSLEVTDGDTRISIVCQPNSNENSSDSINNHSKRNSAASAFSSEQRTSVNADGNKVHTNNSNFSNNSANTSNDSSKTIDEKTSAKDSENQVVAPMISAPMLGSFFRRSEPTADAFVEVGEQVEEGQTLCIIEAMKMMHEVKAEAACTIKEVLVDEGDIVEYGQILFIIEPNS, from the coding sequence ATGGATATTAACTTTACGGATCTAGAAAAGCTGATAAAGCTAGCGGAACGCTCCGATATAAATTCTTTAGAAGTGACCGATGGCGATACGCGTATTTCTATAGTCTGTCAGCCTAATAGCAATGAAAATAGCAGTGATAGCATCAATAATCATAGCAAAAGAAATTCTGCTGCCAGCGCTTTTAGCTCAGAACAACGAACATCAGTAAACGCTGATGGTAATAAAGTTCATACCAATAATAGTAACTTCAGTAATAATAGTGCTAATACTAGCAATGACAGTAGTAAGACTATTGATGAAAAAACATCTGCTAAAGACTCAGAAAACCAAGTAGTAGCGCCTATGATATCGGCACCCATGTTAGGTAGCTTCTTTCGACGCTCAGAGCCTACAGCGGATGCATTTGTTGAAGTTGGCGAACAGGTAGAGGAGGGGCAGACGCTATGTATTATTGAGGCGATGAAGATGATGCACGAGGTCAAAGCAGAGGCTGCCTGCACTATCAAAGAGGTATTAGTCGATGAAGGCGATATTGTAGAGTATGGACAGATCTTATTTATCATAGAGCCAAATAGTTAA
- a CDS encoding NRAMP family divalent metal transporter has translation MSTLKKHNTAILGAAFLMATSAVGPGFLTQTATFTESLMASFGFVILISIIMDIGVQLNVWRIVAVSKMRAQEIANLVFPGVGYLLAFLIIAGGLAFNIGNIGGAGLGMQSMFNISPITGALISGVIAVAIFLGRETGPIMDKFAQLMGFILLVLIIYVVFKSDPPLAEAVTKTIMPDKIDAVAIVTLVGGTVGGYITFSGAHRLLEAGVSGEENIDAVTRSSVTGILVASVIRVFLFLAVLGVVSQGVSLDPANPAMSPFEYILGNAGKVVFGIVIWAASVTSVIGAAYTSVSFMTNFHPFIEKYKRYFIIGFIVISTLVFSTIGKPAQVLVLVGTLNGLVLPIAMIIILIAAYRKNIVGNYQHPIWIAVFGWLIAIAMSILSVMTIMQYLGIS, from the coding sequence ATGAGTACCTTAAAAAAACACAATACCGCTATTTTGGGCGCGGCTTTTTTGATGGCAACCTCAGCAGTAGGGCCAGGGTTTTTGACCCAAACCGCTACCTTTACCGAAAGCCTAATGGCAAGCTTTGGTTTTGTTATTTTAATATCGATTATTATGGACATTGGGGTGCAGCTTAACGTTTGGCGAATAGTCGCTGTATCCAAAATGCGTGCGCAGGAGATTGCTAACTTAGTATTTCCTGGGGTTGGCTACTTACTAGCTTTCTTAATTATCGCAGGGGGTCTCGCTTTTAATATTGGTAATATTGGTGGCGCTGGTCTTGGTATGCAGTCAATGTTTAATATCTCACCTATTACTGGTGCATTGATCAGTGGTGTTATTGCTGTAGCGATATTCTTAGGCCGAGAAACTGGGCCTATTATGGATAAATTTGCTCAGCTAATGGGCTTCATCCTACTTGTATTGATCATTTACGTGGTATTTAAATCTGATCCACCACTAGCAGAAGCCGTTACTAAAACCATTATGCCTGATAAGATTGATGCCGTTGCTATTGTCACGCTAGTGGGTGGTACGGTTGGTGGTTATATCACCTTCTCCGGTGCGCATCGCTTGCTAGAAGCTGGCGTGAGTGGGGAAGAAAATATAGACGCTGTTACTAGAAGTTCAGTAACTGGTATTTTAGTTGCCTCTGTTATTCGTGTATTTTTATTCCTTGCTGTTTTAGGTGTGGTGTCTCAAGGTGTTTCATTAGATCCAGCAAATCCAGCAATGTCACCTTTTGAATATATCTTAGGGAACGCTGGTAAAGTTGTTTTTGGTATCGTAATTTGGGCTGCCTCTGTGACTTCTGTCATTGGCGCGGCTTATACTTCTGTTTCTTTTATGACTAATTTCCATCCTTTCATTGAAAAATATAAGCGCTATTTTATTATTGGCTTCATCGTTATTTCAACCCTCGTATTTTCCACTATTGGTAAGCCCGCCCAAGTGCTAGTGTTGGTTGGTACACTAAATGGTTTAGTCTTACCTATCGCTATGATAATTATACTTATTGCCGCTTATAGAAAAAATATCGTTGGTAATTATCAGCATCCTATTTGGATAGCTGTATTTGGTTGGTTAATTGCTATTGCTATGAGCATCTTAAGTGTGATGACTATTATGCAATATCTTGGAATCAGTTGA
- the bhcC gene encoding 3-hydroxy-D-aspartate aldolase BhcC, with product MTIAAELEVGYNVPASVGMDEADIQTPCLILDLDALERNIKKMGDYAKAHNMRHRSHGKMHKSVDVQKLQERLGGAAGVCCQKVSEAEVFVRGGIKDVLISNQVREPAKLDRLAKLPKMGSTITVCVDDLDNVAELSEAATRNGTELNCFIEIDCGAGRCGVTTTQAVVDIAKAIDAADNIHFKGIQAYQGAMQHMDSYSDRQAKTKISVAQVKDAVDALTEIGLKPEFVSGGGTGSYYFESNSGVYNELQCGSYAFMDADYGRILDEDGNRIDKNEWENALFLLTSVMSHAKTDKAIVDAGLKAQSVDSGLPFIYGRDDVEYVKCSDEHGVVSDPHGVLKVNEKLKLVPGHCDPTCNVHDWYVGVRNGKVETVWPVSARGKMY from the coding sequence ATGACAATTGCTGCTGAATTAGAAGTAGGTTATAACGTACCCGCATCTGTTGGTATGGATGAAGCCGACATTCAAACCCCTTGCTTGATATTGGATTTAGACGCCCTTGAGCGCAATATCAAAAAAATGGGTGATTATGCTAAAGCGCATAATATGCGTCACCGCAGTCACGGTAAAATGCACAAATCGGTTGATGTACAAAAACTGCAAGAAAGACTTGGCGGCGCTGCCGGTGTTTGCTGTCAGAAAGTATCTGAAGCCGAAGTATTTGTGCGCGGTGGTATCAAGGACGTATTGATATCAAACCAAGTGCGCGAGCCTGCCAAACTTGATCGCCTAGCAAAACTGCCTAAGATGGGCTCAACCATCACGGTCTGTGTCGATGACCTAGACAACGTTGCTGAGTTATCAGAAGCGGCGACTAGAAACGGCACTGAACTTAATTGCTTTATCGAAATCGATTGTGGCGCTGGACGTTGTGGCGTTACTACTACCCAAGCTGTGGTCGATATCGCCAAAGCCATCGATGCTGCGGACAATATCCATTTCAAGGGTATCCAAGCCTATCAAGGCGCAATGCAGCATATGGACAGCTATAGTGACCGTCAAGCCAAGACCAAAATTTCAGTTGCTCAAGTCAAAGATGCCGTTGATGCGCTGACAGAAATCGGTTTAAAGCCAGAGTTTGTCTCAGGTGGCGGTACCGGCAGTTACTATTTCGAAAGTAATTCGGGCGTTTATAATGAATTACAATGTGGTTCTTACGCGTTTATGGATGCGGATTATGGCCGTATTTTAGATGAAGACGGCAACCGTATTGATAAAAATGAGTGGGAAAACGCGTTATTTCTTCTAACGTCTGTGATGAGCCATGCCAAAACAGATAAAGCCATTGTCGATGCCGGTCTAAAAGCTCAATCAGTCGATAGTGGTCTGCCATTTATCTATGGCCGCGACGATGTTGAATATGTTAAATGCTCGGACGAACATGGTGTGGTAAGCGATCCTCATGGCGTGCTTAAAGTAAATGAAAAGCTCAAGCTGGTACCTGGTCACTGTGACCCAACCTGTAATGTTCACGATTGGTATGTGGGCGTACGTAACGGTAAAGTCGAAACCGTATGGCCAGTATCTGCACGTGGTAAAATGTACTAA